A window of the Dyadobacter pollutisoli genome harbors these coding sequences:
- a CDS encoding M16 family metallopeptidase, which produces MSLDRTIAPDFKIIRSVNLPEPKTYTLDNGIPLHVINIGEQPVIRLECIFEAGNWFEDSIGASYFAIKMLPEGTNWQTSQEISEAFDKIGAFTEMTHTSDRIGIVVYCLSRFLPEVLPQISQLIQDAAFPEKELQELRNITIQNLRVSKEKNAYLATTEFRAKLFGTDHPYGQSQDENNLATLSPDAILAHYNQYIKGGKFTVVLAGQVSEEDVKVVNETLGKNQVQGTASETQYAPSGTYQGAEMLVDRPDSVQSSIRMGRILFNRHHQDYFKMLVTNEILGGYFGSRLMKNIREEKGLTYGISSHLVTLRNAGYFMIGTDVKKEFTQQTIDEIKKEISKLQTELVGEDELTTVKNFMAGEFAGSLNTAFEVADRQKILLLDGLPSDFFNHYIDQIHATTSEDIRLMANTYLQPDDMLTVIAGGK; this is translated from the coding sequence ATGTCATTGGACCGTACCATAGCCCCTGATTTCAAGATAATACGTTCTGTTAACTTACCTGAGCCTAAAACTTACACACTTGATAACGGCATTCCATTGCACGTGATCAATATTGGTGAGCAGCCGGTGATCAGGCTTGAATGTATTTTTGAAGCCGGGAACTGGTTTGAAGACAGTATCGGCGCATCCTATTTTGCCATCAAAATGCTACCGGAAGGTACCAACTGGCAAACATCCCAGGAGATCAGCGAAGCGTTTGACAAGATCGGGGCGTTTACAGAAATGACCCATACTTCCGACCGTATAGGAATTGTCGTTTACTGTCTTTCGCGTTTTCTTCCGGAGGTTTTGCCGCAGATAAGTCAGTTGATTCAGGATGCAGCTTTTCCCGAAAAGGAGTTGCAGGAATTAAGAAATATTACGATTCAGAATCTGAGGGTTAGCAAAGAAAAGAATGCGTACCTGGCTACTACTGAATTCAGGGCTAAGCTTTTTGGAACTGATCACCCCTATGGGCAAAGCCAGGATGAAAATAACCTTGCTACGCTATCTCCCGACGCCATTCTTGCGCATTATAACCAATACATCAAAGGAGGTAAATTTACGGTAGTATTGGCCGGCCAGGTTAGTGAGGAGGATGTAAAAGTCGTAAATGAAACATTAGGCAAAAACCAGGTTCAGGGTACGGCAAGTGAAACGCAATATGCTCCATCAGGAACGTATCAGGGAGCCGAAATGCTGGTCGACAGGCCGGACAGTGTACAGTCTTCCATTAGAATGGGGCGGATATTGTTCAATCGCCACCATCAGGATTACTTCAAAATGCTGGTGACCAATGAAATCCTGGGCGGCTACTTTGGATCTCGTTTGATGAAAAACATTCGGGAGGAAAAAGGGCTTACTTATGGCATTTCTTCTCATCTGGTAACATTGAGAAATGCGGGTTACTTCATGATCGGGACCGACGTTAAAAAGGAATTTACGCAGCAGACCATCGATGAAATAAAAAAGGAAATCAGTAAGCTGCAAACTGAACTGGTAGGAGAAGACGAACTGACCACTGTTAAAAACTTTATGGCAGGAGAATTCGCCGGCTCGCTTAATACTGCATTTGAAGTAGCCGATCGCCAGAAAATATTGCTGCTCGACGGATTACCCTCAGATTTCTTCAACCACTACATTGATCAGATCCACGCGACTACCAGTGAAGATATTCGCCTCATGGCCAACACCTATCTCCAACCTGATGATATGCTGACGGTCATTGCCGGAGGTAAGTAA
- a CDS encoding cryptochrome/photolyase family protein — protein sequence MSLNIKEKIAVFWFRRDLRLHDNAGLYYALRSGYPVVPLFIFDKNILDDLENKKDSRVTFIYQALESLREELKENGSDILVHYGFPTEIWRKLSDEYDIAEVYTNTDYEPYATERDREVFKIVKKKKTAFKSCKDQVIFEKKEILTGQNSPYTVFTPYSRSWKEKVNDFYLSSYPTKKYFRHFLKWKGAAMPSLKEMGSEKTEIGFPSDKVSSALLNHYHDQRDFPAMEATSHIGIHLRFGTVSIRELARKAKEHSDTFLNELIWRDFYQQILWNFPHVGTGKAFRSAYDHIKWRYDTDDFKKWCEGKTGYPLVDAGMRQLNETGFMHNRVRMVTASFLAKHLLIDWRWGEAYFAEKLLDYDLAANNGGWQWAAGSGTDAAPYFRIFNPAAQAERFDPKGEYIKKWVPEIGTDKYPEPIVDHKIARERCLRVYKEALDQK from the coding sequence ATGAGTTTAAACATCAAGGAGAAAATAGCGGTATTCTGGTTCCGGCGCGATCTGCGGCTTCATGACAATGCCGGGCTTTACTATGCGCTACGGTCGGGGTATCCGGTTGTCCCTCTTTTTATTTTTGATAAAAACATTCTCGATGATCTTGAAAATAAGAAAGATAGCCGGGTAACATTCATTTATCAGGCTCTGGAAAGTCTGCGGGAAGAGCTTAAAGAAAACGGTTCAGACATACTCGTACATTATGGCTTTCCGACAGAAATATGGAGAAAGTTAAGTGATGAATACGACATTGCCGAAGTCTACACCAATACCGATTACGAACCTTATGCCACCGAAAGAGATCGGGAAGTTTTCAAAATTGTAAAGAAAAAAAAGACTGCTTTCAAAAGCTGCAAGGATCAGGTTATTTTTGAAAAAAAAGAGATTTTAACCGGACAAAACTCGCCGTACACCGTTTTTACACCATATAGTCGTTCCTGGAAAGAGAAAGTCAACGATTTCTATCTGTCGTCCTACCCTACCAAAAAGTATTTCAGACACTTTCTGAAATGGAAAGGAGCAGCTATGCCCTCACTGAAAGAAATGGGGTCTGAGAAAACTGAAATTGGTTTTCCTTCGGACAAGGTCAGCTCTGCATTGCTTAACCACTATCACGATCAGCGCGATTTCCCTGCAATGGAAGCAACCAGCCACATTGGTATCCATTTACGTTTTGGGACCGTCAGTATTCGTGAGCTGGCAAGAAAAGCAAAAGAGCACAGCGATACATTTCTCAACGAGCTGATCTGGCGGGATTTTTACCAGCAAATACTATGGAATTTCCCCCACGTCGGAACCGGAAAAGCTTTTCGCAGTGCCTATGATCACATTAAATGGCGGTACGATACAGATGATTTCAAAAAATGGTGTGAAGGAAAGACGGGCTACCCGCTGGTGGACGCCGGTATGCGACAGCTAAATGAAACCGGTTTTATGCACAACCGCGTGCGTATGGTCACGGCCAGTTTTTTAGCAAAGCATTTGCTGATCGACTGGCGATGGGGAGAGGCCTACTTCGCTGAAAAGCTTTTAGATTATGATCTGGCGGCCAATAATGGGGGATGGCAATGGGCAGCTGGCTCAGGAACGGACGCTGCCCCGTATTTCAGGATCTTTAACCCGGCTGCACAGGCCGAAAGATTTGATCCGAAAGGTGAATACATTAAAAAATGGGTACCGGAAATCGGTACGGATAAGTACCCAGAACCAATCGTCGATCACAAAATTGCTCGCGAGCGTTGTTTACGAGTCTACAAAGAGGCCCTGGATCAAAAGTAG
- a CDS encoding 3-keto-disaccharide hydrolase — MRLQLTVLFSLLCLVAIGQKNSDKQEWKQLFNGKNLDGWDIKIRGYDLNDNYNNTFRVEDGKMVVRYDKYDDFKQKYGHIFYKGDFSYYRISVEYRFVGEQAPKGEGWAWRNSGIMVHGQPAATMGKDQDFPASIEVQLLGGNDKVRTTCNLCTPGTNVVMNGKLITQHCVNSKSQTYNGDQWVKAEVLVLGDSLIQHFANGEMVLEYNKPQLGGGNVSGNDPSIIIAGKLLDHGSISLQSESHPVEFRKVEILDLKGCMDPKATNYKSYYVKADNSLCSYKKK; from the coding sequence ATGAGATTACAATTAACGGTCCTTTTCAGCCTGCTGTGCCTGGTTGCAATCGGACAAAAGAATTCGGACAAGCAAGAATGGAAGCAGCTCTTCAATGGCAAAAACCTGGACGGCTGGGACATCAAGATCAGGGGATATGACCTGAATGATAACTACAACAATACTTTCCGCGTGGAAGACGGCAAAATGGTTGTTCGCTATGACAAGTATGACGACTTCAAACAGAAGTATGGACATATTTTTTACAAAGGCGACTTTTCCTACTACCGGATTTCAGTGGAATATCGATTTGTGGGAGAACAGGCACCGAAAGGCGAAGGATGGGCCTGGCGTAACAGCGGGATTATGGTTCATGGTCAGCCTGCGGCTACAATGGGTAAAGATCAGGATTTCCCTGCGTCGATTGAGGTTCAGCTTTTGGGCGGTAATGACAAGGTTCGCACGACATGCAACCTATGTACTCCCGGAACCAATGTGGTAATGAATGGTAAATTGATCACGCAACATTGTGTGAATTCGAAATCCCAGACTTATAATGGTGATCAATGGGTAAAAGCAGAGGTGCTGGTACTGGGCGACTCGCTGATCCAGCATTTTGCAAATGGAGAAATGGTATTGGAATATAATAAACCGCAACTCGGCGGAGGTAATGTGAGCGGAAATGATCCATCGATCATCATTGCCGGAAAGCTGTTAGATCATGGCTCTATTTCCCTGCAAAGCGAAAGTCACCCTGTAGAATTCAGAAAAGTGGAAATACTGGATCTCAAAGGCTGCATGGATCCGAAAGCGACGAATTACAAGTCGTATTATGTGAAGGCGGATAACAGCTTGTGTAGTTATAAGAAGAAGTAG
- the murA gene encoding UDP-N-acetylglucosamine 1-carboxyvinyltransferase, protein MASFKITGDKRLKGEIVPQGAKNEALQIICAVLLTKEPVTIHNIPNIRDVNQLINLLGDLGVRRTRLSESSIRFEASEINLDYLESDSFKQKAAALRGSVMLLGPMLARFRKGRIPRPGGDKIGRRRLDTHFLGFEKLGAEFSYDGEDGGFYKVDAANLRGAYMLLDEASVTGTANVLMAAVMAEGTTTIYNAACEPYLQQLCKMLNRMGAKISGIASNLLTVEGVTELHGTEHTMLPDMIEIGSFIGLAAMTQSEITIKDCQIAQLGIIPDVFQRLGIKMEFRGDDIFIPAQEHYRIENYLDGSTLSVADAPWPGFTPDLLSIILVTATQAQGTVLVHQKMFESRLFFVDKLIEMGAQIILCDPHRATVIGHNRETQLRGIRMTSPDIRAGVALLIAAMSAKGVSIIDNIEQIDRGYQNIDTRLNAIGAEIVRL, encoded by the coding sequence ATGGCTTCATTTAAAATAACCGGAGATAAACGTCTCAAGGGTGAGATTGTACCACAAGGCGCCAAAAACGAAGCGCTGCAGATTATCTGTGCAGTACTTTTAACCAAGGAACCGGTCACAATTCATAATATTCCAAATATCCGTGACGTCAATCAGCTGATCAACCTGCTGGGTGACCTGGGTGTTCGTCGTACTCGTTTGAGCGAATCGTCCATTCGTTTCGAGGCAAGTGAAATCAACCTCGATTACCTGGAATCGGATTCTTTTAAACAAAAAGCTGCTGCGCTCCGCGGATCAGTAATGCTTTTGGGGCCTATGCTGGCACGCTTCCGTAAAGGCAGGATTCCACGACCAGGTGGCGACAAAATTGGCAGAAGAAGATTGGATACCCACTTTTTGGGATTTGAAAAACTCGGTGCAGAGTTCAGCTACGACGGAGAGGACGGCGGTTTTTATAAAGTCGATGCGGCCAATCTGAGAGGTGCGTATATGCTTCTGGATGAAGCTTCTGTAACCGGAACAGCCAATGTGCTTATGGCAGCTGTGATGGCAGAAGGTACCACTACCATTTATAATGCCGCTTGCGAGCCTTATTTGCAGCAATTATGCAAAATGCTTAACCGCATGGGCGCCAAAATTTCGGGGATCGCTTCTAACTTGCTTACAGTGGAAGGCGTTACCGAACTGCATGGAACGGAGCACACGATGCTGCCTGATATGATCGAGATCGGCAGCTTTATCGGTCTTGCAGCTATGACCCAGTCTGAGATAACCATTAAAGATTGCCAAATAGCACAGCTAGGCATCATTCCTGATGTTTTTCAACGTCTTGGGATCAAAATGGAATTCCGTGGTGACGATATCTTTATCCCCGCGCAAGAACATTACCGCATTGAAAACTACCTCGACGGCTCTACATTATCGGTAGCCGATGCACCCTGGCCAGGCTTTACGCCCGACTTGCTGAGCATCATCCTGGTTACGGCCACGCAGGCGCAGGGAACTGTACTGGTACATCAGAAAATGTTTGAAAGCCGTCTGTTCTTTGTAGATAAATTAATTGAAATGGGCGCTCAGATCATTCTTTGCGATCCGCACAGAGCTACTGTTATAGGACATAACCGCGAAACACAGCTTCGTGGAATTCGAATGACGTCGCCTGATATCCGCGCCGGAGTTGCATTGCTGATCGCAGCAATGTCCGCGAAAGGAGTAAGTATCATTGACAATATCGAGCAAATCGACCGCGGCTACCAAAACATCGATACCCGTTTGAATGCGATTGGTGCGGAGATTGTGAGGTTGTAA
- a CDS encoding DUF4290 domain-containing protein, whose translation MKEYGSNVQKLADHIVKMEDKAKRNLYAHILIELMRQIHPNMRDNQDYTNKLWDDLYIISGFQLDVDSPFPPPSKEALGKKPLKVGYNQQNLMYRHYGRNIDLLLEKAIQTENKEDKLAFVSYIFRLMRSFFNTWNKDNPEDNVLLVQLEQLSKGKLTEEIDYIRKNGPVDAAPKDRNNNNQERNRGNHIGGGGFKAQSNHNPDRQGGNNQGNSNNRNRPNNKFSGRNNSGNNNNNRNNRKKPGI comes from the coding sequence TTGAAAGAATACGGTAGTAACGTACAAAAACTTGCCGACCACATTGTAAAAATGGAGGATAAGGCAAAACGCAATCTTTACGCGCACATTCTGATTGAGCTCATGCGGCAAATTCACCCGAACATGAGAGACAACCAGGACTATACCAATAAACTCTGGGACGACCTGTATATAATTTCCGGTTTTCAATTAGATGTAGATAGCCCTTTTCCGCCACCTTCGAAAGAAGCTTTGGGCAAAAAACCACTTAAAGTAGGCTATAACCAACAAAACCTAATGTACCGCCACTACGGCCGGAACATTGATTTGCTGCTCGAAAAGGCAATCCAAACTGAAAATAAAGAGGATAAACTGGCCTTCGTATCTTACATTTTCCGCCTGATGCGGTCGTTCTTCAACACCTGGAATAAGGACAATCCGGAAGATAATGTGTTACTGGTGCAGCTTGAACAACTCAGTAAGGGCAAGCTAACCGAGGAAATTGATTATATCAGAAAGAATGGCCCGGTAGACGCTGCTCCGAAAGATCGTAACAACAATAATCAGGAGCGCAACCGTGGTAACCACATAGGCGGCGGGGGTTTCAAAGCGCAGTCCAACCACAATCCTGACCGGCAGGGCGGAAACAACCAGGGTAATTCCAACAACCGAAACAGGCCGAACAACAAATTCTCAGGCCGGAACAATAGCGGTAATAACAACAACAACCGTAATAACCGTAAGAAACCTGGAATCTAG